Proteins encoded together in one Oncorhynchus masou masou isolate Uvic2021 chromosome 3, UVic_Omas_1.1, whole genome shotgun sequence window:
- the tyw3 gene encoding tRNA wybutosine-synthesizing protein 3 homolog — MSARKEDISHIVSAINNSAYYFTTSSCSGRILLIDGHSLAINSGFRNSGLTVDKKGKIITAVRSTHGLVVPLSHKGQVLVKEDYIYFLVEVANQKMEENVKQIERFYEWLQSALQPAELQSPSRQETEEKSVYKQRRKRGQTNV; from the exons ATGTCAGCAAGAAAGGAGGACATCTCACATATTGTTTCTGCCATAAACAACTCAGCCTATTATTTCACCACCAGCTCCTGTTCTGGAAGGATTCTTCTCATAGATGGG CACTCTTTGGCAATAAACTCTGGCTTTAGAAACTCTGGATTGACTGTAGACAAGAAGGGCAAAATCATAACG GCAGTCCGAAGTACCCATGGTCTGGTGGTTCCATTGAGCCACAAAGGACAGGTCCTGGTGAAGGAGGACTACATCTACTTCCTGGTGGAAGTAGCCAATCAGAAAATGGAGGAAAATGTCAAACAAATTGAGAG GTTCTACGAGTGGCTACAGTCTGCTTTGCAACCAGCTGAACTTCAAAGCCCAAGTAGACAGGAGACGGAGGAGAAATCTGTTTACAAGCAACGGAGGAAAAGAGGACAGACAAACGTTTAa